One bacterium BMS3Abin14 DNA window includes the following coding sequences:
- the infC gene encoding translation initiation factor IF-3: MGILKKGDAIAAAEEMGLDLVEVAGNAVPPVCRIMDFGKYKYELSKKAQIARKKQKIILVKEIKVRPKTDIHDLEVKAKHARKFLMEGNKIKVTVRFRGREIVHTDRGNLVLKKLLELLDDVAAVESHPKMEGRTMIMILAPVA; encoded by the coding sequence TTGGGCATCCTGAAGAAAGGGGATGCTATTGCAGCGGCGGAAGAAATGGGGCTTGATCTCGTTGAGGTCGCTGGCAATGCTGTCCCTCCCGTCTGCCGCATCATGGATTTTGGCAAGTACAAGTATGAGTTGAGCAAAAAGGCCCAGATTGCCAGGAAAAAGCAGAAGATAATCCTGGTAAAGGAGATAAAGGTCAGGCCGAAAACGGATATCCATGACCTTGAGGTTAAAGCGAAGCACGCCAGGAAATTTCTCATGGAAGGCAATAAAATCAAGGTTACCGTTCGGTTCCGTGGGAGGGAGATCGTGCATACCGATCGCGGCAACCTGGTCTTGAAAAAGCTGCTGGAGTTGTTGGATGACGTTGCTGCGGTTGAGTCACATCCGAAGATGGAAGGCAGGACCATGATCATGATCCTCGCTCCCGTGGCCTGA
- the rpmI gene encoding 50S ribosomal protein L35, translating to MPKIKTNRGAAKRFKSTGTGKLKRRRAYHSHILTSKNQKRKRRLRSGTMVHSADADRVRRLVPYI from the coding sequence ATGCCGAAAATCAAGACGAACAGGGGTGCGGCCAAACGGTTTAAGAGCACCGGAACAGGAAAGCTGAAACGACGAAGGGCCTATCACAGCCACATTCTTACCAGCAAAAATCAGAAACGCAAGAGGCGGCTCAGGTCCGGCACAATGGTTCACAGCGCCGATGCTGATAGGGTCAGAAGACTCGTTCCGTATATTTAA
- the rplT gene encoding 50S ribosomal protein L20: MPRVKRAVHARKKRKSLLSQASGYRAGRKNLIKQARNTVEKALQYSYRDRRTKKRVFRRLWIVRINAAAHNNGLSYSQFVHGLAEAGVSLDRKVLADIAVHDDAAFAELAKIALEGLKQTA; encoded by the coding sequence ATGCCCAGGGTAAAAAGGGCGGTTCACGCCAGAAAAAAGAGAAAGAGTCTGCTGTCACAGGCGTCCGGCTACAGGGCCGGAAGAAAAAACCTGATTAAACAGGCCCGGAATACGGTAGAGAAGGCTCTCCAATATTCCTATCGCGACAGACGGACGAAAAAACGGGTTTTCCGCAGGCTCTGGATAGTTCGTATCAACGCTGCCGCACACAATAACGGCCTGTCCTACAGCCAGTTTGTCCACGGGTTGGCCGAGGCCGGTGTCTCGCTGGATCGTAAGGTCCTGGCTGATATCGCTGTCCATGACGACGCTGCCTTTGCGGAACTGGCCAAAATCGCCCTCGAAGGCCTGAAGCAGACCGCATAA